GAGACCGAGCGCCTCAGCGCCGGTTCAAATGAGCTGACCGCGGGCAACAGCCCGGCGGCCCAGGGCGGCGACATTTTTAACCTTGAGGTGGTCACCGCCGACCCGGCCGCGCCGCAGATTGTGGATATCTACGATAACACCGGCCCGATTACCGGCTACATGGGCAACCCGGACGTCACCGACGACCGCACGCCGCGCCTCGAAGGCCGCGCGCCGACCGGCGCCGTGGTGGTGATTTATCAGGACGGCGTGCCGGTGGGCTCGGCGGTGGCCGCCGGCGGCCTGTGGCAGTTTGAGGTGCCGGCGCTGACCGAGGATGCCACCTACAGCTTCACCAGCGCCATCCGCAGCGGCGGCACCGACGGCCCGCAGTCCCCGGCGTGGGAAATCGAGCTGATCACCGGCAACCCCACGGACGTGACGCTGGAAATCCTCAGCATGACCGCCGACAGCGGTGCCTCCGCCAGCGACTTTATCACCAACGACGGCTCGGCCGGCCGCACCCTCAGCGGGATCCTCAGCCGTCCGCTGGGCCAGGGCGAGCGCGTGCTGGTCAGCAACGGCATTCAGACGCTGGAAGCGGTAGTGAACGGCATTAACTGGACGCTGGTCGACCCGGATGCGCACAGCGGCAGCTGGAATTACCGTGCCTGGGTGGAAAACGCGGTGACCGGCAGCAACAGCGAGCGGGCACAGCAGACGGTGACCTTTGACAACAGCATCGTCCGCGCCACCATCGACAGCATCTATGACTCCGCCAGTGGAAAGGATCTGGATGCCGGTGCCACCACCGTTGACCGCACGCCGACGCTGAGCGGCAAGGCCGAGGCGGACAGCCTGGTGACCATTTACGACGGCACCACGGCGATTGGATCGGTGCATGCCAGCGACAGCGGCGACTGGACGTGGACCCCGAGTTCATCCCTGCGGGACAAGACCTATAACTTCAGCGTGGTGGCAGAGGACACCGCCGGCAATGAAAGCGTGCCGTCAGCAGGATGGGAAATAAAGGTTGCGGCCTCCGGCAACAGCAGCACGGAGAACTGGGATGGTTATAAAAATTTTAATGTGTCGGCAGGCAACACTTACCATTTTGACAATGGCCTGCGCGCAAAAGTGCTTAGCACTTTACCTAATAAAAACTCAACTGGATTTAGCATTATAGATTCTGCCCCATATGATTCAAAAGGCCAACTCGGCGAAAAAACCATGCAATTATGGTATGGCGCAGTGACGCAGTTTACCGTTCCGGCAACTGATGCATTTTCTCTTTCTTTCGTCGCTATGAGGGCGCAATATCGGCCAAAGGTGACGGTACGATTTTATGACACGCAGGGAAAGCTGTTACACGCGGAAACGTTGGATACGGCAGATGCCGGGTTCCAGGAGTGGTTTACCTCAACTTATATCAGCGAGGATGGTCGCCAGATTCAGAATGTGACTATTACAGCGCAAGGCAATGATGCCTATGCCTTTGTTGACAAATTATCATGGGGCGAAGATGTTATTCGTCCCGATAATACTGTCTCCGGCGAAGAAAACAGCCGTGATAACGAAGTCGATATAAACACGCTCGTTAATAAAGAATCCGACGAGGAAAATAAAGGCCAGATCGATCTCACCGGCGAGGAAAATAACCAGGTCACCCTTAACCTGAATGATTTACTGACTTCCGGCGAGAAGAACCTGTTTATTGAAAACGGTAAAACTCAGCTGTTAATTACCGGCGACGAAAACGACACCGTGCAGCTCGACGATCTGCTGCCGGACGGCACCGACACCGGCGACTGGATTGCGCAGAACGGCACCGTGACCGTGGCGGGCATCGAGTATCAGGTCTACACCCACAGCGGCGAAGAGGCGGAGGTGCTGATCCAGCAGGGCATCAAAACCGAGCTGATTTAACGCTCAGTCCGGCTGTTAAGGCCGGCTGTTAACACCACCCCTGAGGGAGCCTGCCGGCTCCCTTTTTTATTGGTAAACGGAAAGGATCACAGGGAAGCCTGCGGGCCTGCTTTGCCATTGCCGACTCCACGCGGCCGCACAAACCCGCCTTTTACCGGCTTTTCCGACCGGGTACCCACGCTTTTCCGGCCATTCGGGACGGGTCTCATCGCTCATTCACCCACAAATTAGCATGCTGATGATACACCGCACCGGCGTCTCAGCCGGTGAATTAACACAACCATTCAAAGGAACACTGCGTGAATATTTTAGCTAACCCTGGCGTTAAGGTTATGGAGCGCGACGACAAACGGCCAACATTCTCCGCCATTCTGGAAAGCGAGATCGGCAAAGGCGGCCAGGTCGAAATCGTCATCGGCGAAGACAGCTACACCGTAATGATCGACCCGGCCGACGGCAGCTGGAGCTTTACCTGGCCTGAGGATCTGGATGACGGCACCTACAGCCTCTCCATCCGCGCCACCGACAGCTCCGGCAACGACGGCATTCCAAAGCTCTATAACCTGGTGATTTCCACCTCTCCGCCGGAGCCACCAACGCTGTTCAATCTTTATGACAACGTCGGCGGAAAAACCGGCAGCTTTGATGCGGGCGCTACCACCGACGATCGTCGTCCCACTCTGAGCGGCGATGCCAAACCGGGCGCCATCGTGGTGCTGATGCGCGACGGCGAGGAGATCGGCAGCACCGTGGCCGACCCGGTCACCGGGCAGTGGACGCTGGAGCCGAACGTCGACCTGCAGGAGGGCGAAAACAGCCTGACGCTGGTCACCCGCGACACCTTTGCCAAAAAGGATCGTGAAAGCGAGGAGTCCGAGCCGTTCACCATCGTGGTTGGCGCAGACGGCGGCGATAACGGCAGCGGCGGCCAGGCGCTGATTACCCACGGCTGGGACGACAGCGGCGAGAACGTCGGCGAGCTGCGCTCCGGCGCGCTGACCAGCGACACCACCCCGGAACTGCGGGGCACCGCCCCGGCCGACAGTATCGTGCGCGTGCAGTACCGCAGCGAAAACGGCAGCTGGGTGAACGGCGGCAGCGCCGTCACCCGCCCGGGAGGCGACTGGAGCTGGACCGCCCCGGAGCTGGGCGCAGGCAACTGGGAGTTCCGCGTGTCGGCGGCCGCCTCCGGCGGCTGGAGCGACGAGTTCGCGCTTGAGGTCAGCGGCCAGGCGCAGGCTGAGGTGACCATCACCCACGGCTGGGACAGCGAGGGCGCCTACACCGGCGAGCTGCGCTCCGGCGCGCTCACCGACGACAACAAGCCACAATTGTTTGGCCGCGCCGAGGCCAACAGCCTGGTGTATGTGCATACCCGCCTGGAAAATGGCGTCTGGGAACGCATCGGCTCTGCCCATGCCGGCCCGGACGGCCGCTGGACGCTGGAGACCGAGCGCCTGAGCGCCGGCCACAACCAGCTGACCGCGGGCAACAGCCCGGCGGCGTCCGGCGACGCCCTGTTTGAACTCGAGGTGGTCACCGCCGACCCGGCCGCGCCGCAAATCGTCGATATCTACGATGACACCGGCCCGATTACCGGCTACATGGGCAACCCGGACGTCACCGACGACCGCACGCCGCGCCTCGAAGGCCGCGCGCCGACCGGCGCCGTGGTGGTGATTTATCAGGACGGCGTGCCGGTGGGCTCGACGGTGGCCGCCGGCGGCCTGTGGCAGTTTGAGGTGCCGGCGCTTACAGAAGATAAAAGTTACAGCTTTACCAGCGCCATTCGCAGCGGCGGCACAGACGGCCCGCAGTCCCCGGCGTGGGAGATCGAGCTGGTCACCGGCAACCCCACGGACGTGACGCTGGAGATTACCAGCATGACCGCCGACAGCGGCATCTCTGACAATGACTTTATTACCAACGACGGCTCAGCCAACCGCACTCTCCGCGGCACCCTGAGTCGCGAGCTGGCACAAGGTGAACGCGTGCTGGTACACAATGGCAACGAATGGTTGTTAGCCGTTGTCGATGGCCTGCAATGGAGTGTGGTAGACACACGCGCGCACAGCACAAGCTGGGCATATCAGGCAAAAGTAGAAAACGCGGTGAGCGGTGTCGAAAGCCAGGTTGCAGAACAAGCCGTAATATTTGATAACACGACGGCACCGCCAACTATTAGTGGTATTTATGATAACTCGGGTAATATCGAGCAGCTGATTTCAGAGGGTGGAAATACCACCGATGCCACACCGGTATTACGCGGCACCGCAGAATCAGACAGCATAGTTTATATCTATCTCGAAGGCAGCGAACAACCAATCGGCAGTACCACTGCGGTAAATGGCCAGTGGTATTTTACCGGAAATGACAGATTAAGCGTTGGCAAGAATACGTTTTACATAAAATCTTATGATAAGGCGGGAAACAGCGCTAATGGTGATACTTATAATATTAATCTTCAGCCACTCATCAAAAAAGAGGACTTTGAGTCCTACGATGACACTCTTTTTACAAGTTATGATTTTGGTGGGTTTATTGTTGATACTTCAGCGACATTTCGAGTAACTAATGCTTATAGTGGTAGTTATGGCATGATAGGAAAAAGTCTGCATCTTGGTCCCAAGGGATCGGGATTAAGAAAAGCAACCATCACTTTCAAAAGTGAAATTAGTTATTTTGAAATGACATTAGGTGGAGTTGATTTTGCTCAAAACCGCACAGCAACAGTAATTTTTTATGACAAGGATAATAAAGAGATAGGAAGAAAAGTATCAGCTAGAGATGGAAGCAAGACTTTTGAAAAAATAACATTCACTGCTCGTGATGATTCGGAAATAGCTAAAGTAGAAATATTTACGCCCGATGATGGAGCTGGAGTACTGGTCGACAACATTACCTATAATGAAATCTATTCAATAGATAATAAAGAAACTGATCAAGACCAAATTAAAGAAGCTACCGAAATCAAAGGGATTAACGTTAACAGCACTGTCAATAAAGAAACCGATGCGATAAATAAAGGCCAGATCGATCTCACCGGTGAAGAAAATAACCAGGTAACCCTTAACCTGAATGATTTACTGACCTCAGGCGAGAAGAACCTGTTTATTGAAAACGGTAAAACTCAGCTGTTAATTACCGGCGACGAAAACGACACCGTGCAGCTTGATGACCTGCTGCCGGACGGCACCGACACCGGCGACTGGATTGCGCAGAACGGCACCGTCACCGTGGCGGGCGTGGAATATCAGGTGTTCAGCCACAGCGGCGAAGAGGCGGAGGTGCTGATCCAGCAGGGCATCAAAACCGAGCTGATTTAACGCTCACTCCGGCAGGTTCAGTTTCCCTGCCGGACCTTATCACCACGTTAACAAGGAGCCTGCAGGCTCCTTTTTTCTATACCGCCTTGTTTTACCGCCCTCTTCTGCGCTTCGCATTTCCATTACGGAATAAACCGCTGTTCACGCAGCGCGGTCAGCCGATCGATAAACATCTCTTCGCTGTCGATACAGTCGGCAAAGCCGTGCTTGCGCGCCTTGATGGTGCTGGTGATGTTGTCGAAGGTGGTTTTGAGGATAAAGTCGCCAAACTGCCAGGAGACGATGCGGTCATAGGGGTATTCCTGCAGGCCGTGCTCCTGCGTCAGTTGCTGCCACAGCGGCCCTTTATCGGCCATCATCTGCTGTAGCGACAGCGGAAACGGCTCGCCCACCGGCACATCAAAAAACGCGGCAATGCGCGGCCAGATGCGCGACCAGCGGAAGTAATCGCCGTTGGTGATGTTAAAAACCTCACCGCGGCAGGATGGCGTTTCCCCCGCCCACTCCACCGCGCTGGCCAGAATGCGCGTGTCGGTTACCTGATAGAGCGCATCCCATGCGGCGCGCGGGCCAGGAAAAGACATTGGCACGCCCAGCGCTTTGGCGAGGGTGCCGTAAATCGCAATCACCATTAGCAGGTTCATCGGGTTGCCGACCGCCATGCCGATCACCGCTTCCGGGCGCAGCGCAGTCCATGACCAGGGTTTTCCCTGGGATCGTTCACGCAGAAAATCTTCCTGATCGTAATAGAAGTTCGGCGGCATATGGCGCGGATCGCTCTCTTTCGCCGGTGATGGGAACGGGCCGATATGCGCGCCATAGGCTTTGCCGCCCTGCATCAGCGTGATGTGCTGAAACTGTGGCGCGTGCGCTTCCAGCACCTCCACCAAATTTTTCAGCATCAGCAGATTGGTCTCCACCAGCTCGGCGGGCGTCGGCTTTTCCTGATAGGCAGCAAACACCAGATGCGTCGCCTCGGGGATCTGCGCCAGCAGGGTTTCACACGACTGACGATCGGTAAGATCCACCGGCAAATGCCTGGCGCGTCCGGCAAAGTCTGGCTTGCGCCGGGAAATCGCCACCAGCTCGACGTCCTGATGTTCAAAATGGCTAAGCACGCCGCGTCCAATCACGCCCACTGCGCCCGCCACCACAACCGTTTTTTTCATAACCGCGCCCTCTGCGCAAACAATGAGAAAACTAAAGTGTTGTGGCGCAGGCGGCAGTCGTCAATATGCTGGAGAGGCGCAAGCGAAGCGCCAGTACGGCGATGCCCCCGTCAATCGGGGGCTGCGGGAGAATGGTTTTTTTTCAGGCGCAGCGGCTAGCGGATCAGGCGCTGGCGGCCAGTTCCGGCTGCGCCTGCATCTCGGCGGCCTGCTCTTCGCCGACGTAATCGGGCAGTTCGCCGATGCGATCCGGCGGCAGCGGTTTACCCAGCAGATAACCTTGCAAGGTGTTGCAACCGAGGCTGGTCAGGAAGGCTTGCTGCTCGGCAGTTTCCACCCCTTCAGCCACCACTTTCAGGTTCAGCGACTGCGCCAGCGCCACGATAGCAGAGAGAATGGTGGCATCTTCCGGCTTGCTCTCCAGCTCATTGACGAAAGCGCGGTCGATTTTCAGCTCGCTGGCGGGCAGGCGCTTAAGATAGAGCAGGCTGGAATAGCCGGTGCCGAAATCGTCAATCGAGGCTTTGACGCCCAGCGTGGTCAGTTCGGTAAGAATGCGCACGCTCTCATCGGGATCGCGCATCGCGGTGGTTTCGGTGACTTCCAGCGTCAGCTGCTCCGGCGGAATGCCGTGCCGGTTCAGCGCCGCGGTGACCGTTTGCACCAGGTTATTCTGCTCGAACTGTAACGCCGACAGGTTCACCGCCACCGTCCAGCTTGGATGGCCGCTGTCATGCCATTCACGCAGCTGGCGACAGGCTTCGTTGATCACCCAGCTGCCGATGTTGACGATCATGCCGGTCTTTTCGGCGATCGGCAGAAACACGTCCGGCGACAGCAGGCCGCGCACCGGATGCTGCCAGCGCAGCAGCGCCTCAAAGCCAAGAATCGGCCCGCACGGCGCGCAATATTTTGGCTGATAGAACAGACGCAGCTCGTTGTGCTCCAGCGCCTGCCAGAGATCGTTATTGAGCTGTAGCTGGCTCTGCACCTGAATGTTCATCGACGGCTGGAAGAAGTTGTAGCCGTTGCGGCCGTTGTTTTTGGTGTGATACATGGCGGCATCGGCGTTAAACATCAGCTCACGCTCGTCGGCGCCGTCGCCAGGAAACACCGCAATGCCGATGCTCAGCGACACCACCAGCTCGTAACGCGAGACCGCAAAAGGCCGATCGATCGCTTTCACCAGCCCATCGGCAATGGTGGCCGCATCGTTGGGATGGTCGATTTCGGTGAGCAGCACGAACTCGTCGCCGCCCATGCGCGCGAGGGTAAAGTGCCCTTCGACCTCCTGCGCCATGCGTTCGCTTACCGCAATCAGCAGGTTATCGCCAACATGGTGCCCGAAGGCATCATTAACCGCCTTGAAGCCGTCAAGATCCATGAACATCAGCGCAAACTGGCTGTTCTCGCGGCTGGCTTTGCTGATCGCCTGTTCCAGACGATCTTCCAGCAGAATCCGGTTAGGCAAACGGGTCAAATTGTCATGCAGCGCCAGCTGCGCCAGTTCGCGGTTGGCCTCTGCCAGCGAACGTGCCAGCAGCGAGGTGCGCGCCTGTAAACGGGCGTCGAGCATGGAAACCAGCAGCGTAATACCAAGAATGGCGATGGTGACCACCGTCACCAGCAGCGCCAGCCAGTTGCCGTTGACGCCCATGTGCGTAGAGTGGCTGTGCGACGGGAAGCTCGCCGCCGCCATGCCGGTATAGTGCATGCCCGCGATGGCGCAGCCCATTAACACCGATGCGCCAATACGCATCAGCGTCAGGCGGCCATTGCCGGTGCGCAGATGAAATGCCAGCCACAGCGCCGCGCCGGAGGCGACCAGCGCGATCACCACCGAGAGCGCGATCCAGCGCCAGTCCCAGATAATGCCGGGCACAAACATCAGCGCCGCCATGCCGGTGTAGTGCATCGCCACCACGCCGCTGCCGAGCACCAGCGCCCCGCCGCACAGGCGCAGCGCTGGCAGTTCGCCGTAGCAAACCAGCCAGAGCGCGAAAATGGACGCCACGATGGCGATCAGCATCGAAATGGCGGTGAGCGACGCGTCATAGCTCATTACCATTGGCAGCGTCATCGACAGCATGCCGATGAAGTGCATCGCCCAGATGCCCACGCCCATGGCAAAACCGCCGCCGATCAGCCAGACCAGCGCGGCTTTACCGCTGGAGGTGGCGACGCGGCCCGCCATATCGAGCGCGGTGAACGAGGCCAGCATCGCCACAATCACGGAGATGATGACCATCATTGCATCATAGGAGGTAACCAACATAGGCGTTTCCAAAAGGTCAGCTGCCAGCGCACCGGCATAAGGTAGAAAAAACGGGCATCGTCATGTTCGAATTATCGGCATCGCTCGCGGGCATCTTAGGCTATCCGCACCTGAACGTACCGATTACTGCAAAAGGTCAATCTGTTGCCTGCGCGATCACGGCGGGCTGGCGATCGCCTGCGCCACGCGCTCTGCTGGCAAGGGTTTGCCCAGCAGATAGCCCTGCAGGGTGGTAAAACCGAGCCGGGTTAGCAGCTGCTGCTGCTCCGCCGTCTCCACGCCTTCGGCCACCA
The sequence above is drawn from the Duffyella gerundensis genome and encodes:
- a CDS encoding SDR family oxidoreductase, with product MKKTVVVAGAVGVIGRGVLSHFEHQDVELVAISRRKPDFAGRARHLPVDLTDRQSCETLLAQIPEATHLVFAAYQEKPTPAELVETNLLMLKNLVEVLEAHAPQFQHITLMQGGKAYGAHIGPFPSPAKESDPRHMPPNFYYDQEDFLRERSQGKPWSWTALRPEAVIGMAVGNPMNLLMVIAIYGTLAKALGVPMSFPGPRAAWDALYQVTDTRILASAVEWAGETPSCRGEVFNITNGDYFRWSRIWPRIAAFFDVPVGEPFPLSLQQMMADKGPLWQQLTQEHGLQEYPYDRIVSWQFGDFILKTTFDNITSTIKARKHGFADCIDSEEMFIDRLTALREQRFIP
- a CDS encoding Ig-like domain-containing protein, which produces MNILANPGVKVMERDDKRPTFSAKLESEIGKGGQVEIVIGGDSYTVMIDPADGSWSFTWPEDLDDGTYSLSIRATDSSGNDGIPKLYNLVISTTPPEPPTLFTLDDDQGDKTGFFKSGETTDDLRPTLSGLAKPGAIVVLMRDGEEIGSAVADAVTGLWSLEPNQDLADGENSLTLVTRDTFAKKDRESEESEPFTIVVGADGGDNGSGGQALITHGWDDSGENFGELSSGALTSDTTPQLRGTAPAESIVRVQYRAENGRWVDGGSAVAGPGGDWNWTAPELGAGSWEFRVSAATSGGWSDEFALEVSGQAQAEVTITHGWDSEGAYTGELRSGALTDDNKPQLFGRAEANSLVYVHARLPGGEWERVGSAHAGPDGRWTLETERLSAGSNELTAGNSPAAQGGDIFNLEVVTADPAAPQIVDIYDNTGPITGYMGNPDVTDDRTPRLEGRAPTGAVVVIYQDGVPVGSAVAAGGLWQFEVPALTEDATYSFTSAIRSGGTDGPQSPAWEIELITGNPTDVTLEILSMTADSGASASDFITNDGSAGRTLSGILSRPLGQGERVLVSNGIQTLEAVVNGINWTLVDPDAHSGSWNYRAWVENAVTGSNSERAQQTVTFDNSIVRATIDSIYDSASGKDLDAGATTVDRTPTLSGKAEADSLVTIYDGTTAIGSVHASDSGDWTWTPSSSLRDKTYNFSVVAEDTAGNESVPSAGWEIKVAASGNSSTENWDGYKNFNVSAGNTYHFDNGLRAKVLSTLPNKNSTGFSIIDSAPYDSKGQLGEKTMQLWYGAVTQFTVPATDAFSLSFVAMRAQYRPKVTVRFYDTQGKLLHAETLDTADAGFQEWFTSTYISEDGRQIQNVTITAQGNDAYAFVDKLSWGEDVIRPDNTVSGEENSRDNEVDINTLVNKESDEENKGQIDLTGEENNQVTLNLNDLLTSGEKNLFIENGKTQLLITGDENDTVQLDDLLPDGTDTGDWIAQNGTVTVAGIEYQVYTHSGEEAEVLIQQGIKTELI
- a CDS encoding putative bifunctional diguanylate cyclase/phosphodiesterase, which produces MLVTSYDAMMVIISVIVAMLASFTALDMAGRVATSSGKAALVWLIGGGFAMGVGIWAMHFIGMLSMTLPMVMSYDASLTAISMLIAIVASIFALWLVCYGELPALRLCGGALVLGSGVVAMHYTGMAALMFVPGIIWDWRWIALSVVIALVASGAALWLAFHLRTGNGRLTLMRIGASVLMGCAIAGMHYTGMAAASFPSHSHSTHMGVNGNWLALLVTVVTIAILGITLLVSMLDARLQARTSLLARSLAEANRELAQLALHDNLTRLPNRILLEDRLEQAISKASRENSQFALMFMDLDGFKAVNDAFGHHVGDNLLIAVSERMAQEVEGHFTLARMGGDEFVLLTEIDHPNDAATIADGLVKAIDRPFAVSRYELVVSLSIGIAVFPGDGADERELMFNADAAMYHTKNNGRNGYNFFQPSMNIQVQSQLQLNNDLWQALEHNELRLFYQPKYCAPCGPILGFEALLRWQHPVRGLLSPDVFLPIAEKTGMIVNIGSWVINEACRQLREWHDSGHPSWTVAVNLSALQFEQNNLVQTVTAALNRHGIPPEQLTLEVTETTAMRDPDESVRILTELTTLGVKASIDDFGTGYSSLLYLKRLPASELKIDRAFVNELESKPEDATILSAIVALAQSLNLKVVAEGVETAEQQAFLTSLGCNTLQGYLLGKPLPPDRIGELPDYVGEEQAAEMQAQPELAASA
- a CDS encoding Ig-like domain-containing protein; this translates as MNILANPGVKVMERDDKRPTFSAILESEIGKGGQVEIVIGEDSYTVMIDPADGSWSFTWPEDLDDGTYSLSIRATDSSGNDGIPKLYNLVISTSPPEPPTLFNLYDNVGGKTGSFDAGATTDDRRPTLSGDAKPGAIVVLMRDGEEIGSTVADPVTGQWTLEPNVDLQEGENSLTLVTRDTFAKKDRESEESEPFTIVVGADGGDNGSGGQALITHGWDDSGENVGELRSGALTSDTTPELRGTAPADSIVRVQYRSENGSWVNGGSAVTRPGGDWSWTAPELGAGNWEFRVSAAASGGWSDEFALEVSGQAQAEVTITHGWDSEGAYTGELRSGALTDDNKPQLFGRAEANSLVYVHTRLENGVWERIGSAHAGPDGRWTLETERLSAGHNQLTAGNSPAASGDALFELEVVTADPAAPQIVDIYDDTGPITGYMGNPDVTDDRTPRLEGRAPTGAVVVIYQDGVPVGSTVAAGGLWQFEVPALTEDKSYSFTSAIRSGGTDGPQSPAWEIELVTGNPTDVTLEITSMTADSGISDNDFITNDGSANRTLRGTLSRELAQGERVLVHNGNEWLLAVVDGLQWSVVDTRAHSTSWAYQAKVENAVSGVESQVAEQAVIFDNTTAPPTISGIYDNSGNIEQLISEGGNTTDATPVLRGTAESDSIVYIYLEGSEQPIGSTTAVNGQWYFTGNDRLSVGKNTFYIKSYDKAGNSANGDTYNINLQPLIKKEDFESYDDTLFTSYDFGGFIVDTSATFRVTNAYSGSYGMIGKSLHLGPKGSGLRKATITFKSEISYFEMTLGGVDFAQNRTATVIFYDKDNKEIGRKVSARDGSKTFEKITFTARDDSEIAKVEIFTPDDGAGVLVDNITYNEIYSIDNKETDQDQIKEATEIKGINVNSTVNKETDAINKGQIDLTGEENNQVTLNLNDLLTSGEKNLFIENGKTQLLITGDENDTVQLDDLLPDGTDTGDWIAQNGTVTVAGVEYQVFSHSGEEAEVLIQQGIKTELI